The window CCCGCCAGGACATTCGGCAAAACCGGTTTAAAAATGCCGGTACTCTCCCTCGGAATGATGCGCTCCAGGTATTCTCCCCGAGATATGCCCCTTGATCAGATCCCTGAATCAGGACAAAGCAATTTGGCCGATTTGGTGGACAAGGCCCTCAGTCTCGGCATGAACCATCTGGAAACTGCCCGCAATTACGGAACATCAGAACGGCAACTGGCCCCAATTCTGGATCGTTATGAACGAGACTCTTTTGTCCTGCAAACCAAGGTTAGGCCTGAAGATGATCCAGAAATATTTACGGCCAACGTATTAGACTCGCTTGATCGCTTGGGACAGAAACGGGTTGACCTGCTGGCCCTGCATGGTCTGAATAATCATCGCAGCCTGTGGCAGATATGCCGACCCGGCGGTTGTCTTGCCGCCGCCCGTAAGCTTCAGGCCCAGGGAAAAGTAGATTGGGTGGGTTTCTCAGGGCATGGCGACGTGGACATACTCCTGAAGGGTATTGCGCATCAGGAAGATGGTGGGTTTGATTATATGAACCTGCATTGGTACACGGTTTATCAGCGCAATACACCTGCGCTGGAAGCGGCAGCAGCTCGGAACATGGGCGTGTTCATCATCAGCCCGACAGATAAGGGCGGAATGCTGCAAAGCCCGCCTGAATGCCTCAAAAAGATCTGTGCGCCCCTCGCACCTCTCCAGTTTAACGACCTCTTCTGCCTACAACGGCCTGAAGTGCAGACCATCAGCGTTGGTGCGGCCCGGCTTAGTGATTTTGACGATCATCTTAATGCCCTGACTCTGCTGGATGATTATGCGAAGGTTCAGGGCATCTCTCGGCAATGGGAACAGCGCATGGAGGCGGTCACCGGCCATTCCCGACCTGATGCCCTCTGGTCGCGCTTTCCGCCTTGGCAGCAAACACCGGGCTATATCAATATCGGTCTGATTTTATGGCTGTACAATTTAGCTCAAGGCTGGGATCTGCTGGAATTTTCCCGGCGGCGTTATACAATGCTCGGGCAGGATATGCCTTGGGTGCCCGGATTGAACGGAACCGCCGCTCGACAATATGATCTCGAAGATATTGCGGAGCAGGCGGGAATGCCCGTTGAAGAGCTGATCAGGGTGTTGGGCAAGGCGCATGTCCTGCTGGGAGAATAAAGAAAACAATATGTTGCAGGTCTCGTTATCGTGATTTCCCTTTACACCTTATACTTTTTCAATGCAGGAAATAATCGTTTATCCTCTTTTCGCGCATGATCAAGGATTTGATTGATAAGGGCTTCGCTGGATTTGATGATCTCCTTGACCTGTTCCTTGCTTGGCCGAGGTTCATATCGGGTGATAATCTCCTTAAATTCTGTCAGAGAAACTAATATCTGTTCATGATCCTCCTGAAGCTCCTCAATAAATTCTCTTTCTTCCGAAGATCCTTTGTGCAGGATAGCCGGAAAGATTTCCTCTTCCTCAAACTTGAAATGCTCAACAATATATTCATCTGAGAATTGGTGCAGACGCACTGTATAATTCTCAGCATCGTCACTGGTAATAGTTTTGAGAAATTTCTCAAAAAAAACCATCGACTCTAAAATCTTGCAATGTTCATGGGTTTCCCTTGTTAATTTATCCATACAATCCTCTTTGCTCGATTATCTGTCGAAAAAAAACATTAGAAATTAGCATGATCTGTCACGGGTAATTGATTGACCGGGACAGACAATTTTTATCATCAATATCAACGCGAAATCTCATGACAGCTCATTTTTCAACAACCTCGCTGTCATTTATTACAAGCTTGGGCCCGCGAGTGTTCGTCATAATATTTTGCTTCATCTCATAAACCGTTGAACCAGAGACAAGAACAATACCCGGCGCACCTGTTTTTGTTACCCGGTTACGGTTCAGTTTCAGTACCGTGCTGCCATTAACAGCTATCCCCACAGATCCGGTTCGTTCAATAACGTTTTCCTCCACAATACTTACTCCCCCGCCCATTAAGCCAATCCCGACTGCGCTTTCTCTTGTCACAAAATTGTTAAGAATTCTCACAGGAAGCTCTTTTGAACCGGCAGCTTCGTTTCCTATGCCGGGTTTGTTCTTTCCGTTGCTGTAGACGATATTCTGCGCAATCAGAGGAGCGGTCGGCTTATCTATCAGATATCTGCCCTGAGGCTCACCTTTCCCGGTCAGGATACCTCCACCGGGATTATCATGCACGAGATTGCCCAGGATATGAGGTGCTGCGCCGTGTTTCACGCCAATACCCGGTGTGGGTATTCCGGTGAGTTCCGAATCGTCGTTGCCAAAAATTTCATTGCCCAATACCCAGGGTGTGGAAAAATGGTTACACCCAATGCCTAACCCAAAATTATCCCTTATAATATTATGATAGATCACAGCAGATGATTTTGTTTTGATATTTTGCCAACGAAAATCCCGTGTGGACATGGGCTGTTTTTGATCCTTGAAAAAGACGTGATTGCCAATTCCGGTGGAACCATTGTTGCGGATAAGACAGTTCATGACCACGGCACTTGCCCCTCGCATGTTGATAGCATGGGCATGTCCAGGTTCGTGATGATTCTGTCTGGGTAAATTCTGGATCGTAAAGCCATCAATAATGGTTGCGGAGCCGAGGCCCTCTGTGAAGTCAAACATGCCGTGATGGGATGGGGAAGACTTCGAGCCGTCAATAATAGTCCGTAGCGTCCTGCGGGGCAGTTGCAAAATTGCCTGATTCACGGAAACGAGTTCATCGCCATTATTGGAGGAATCTGAAACAAGCTTCACGCCGTCTTTCATGACCAGCTGTTCGTAATAGACCCCTTGCTGAACAACCACGGAATCACCTGCCGTAGCAGCATTAATGGCTGATTGGATGGTCTTGTATTCTTCGGGAACGAGCAGTTTTTTCCCGTTATTATGTAAATACAGATCGATAAGACTCAGGGCTTTTTCCCAGGCCAGCTGTAACTTCTTTATCACAGCCTCCTCAAATGGATCCGGAGTAACGCTCTCAGCACTGTGTCCGTCGAGAAGATTATGGGGGGAAAGCCCTTCTGCTCCCTGTGACGGACAGACTGTATAAGGGAGGAGGAAAAAGAGAGTGGAGAAGAAGAGAATGTGTTTTTTTAAGGCCATAATAATTAGTTATGATAGAGTTTTTCTGTTCACCCTTCGCTCATTTTTTTATAACCCTTTAGGGTGGAACGAGACAGGCGGCCTGATTGCCACCCCGTGACAAGTTACAATGTAACTCTAGCATGTTACGCGATAGATAGCCACAGAAAAACTTGGTGCCCTGTAATGAATTACCGGAATATTTCTTCTTCCCAGCTGGTTACATCGGGAATAGTCGGGATTCGAACTTGTAACCTCGACCTGTAACTCGCATCAATGCGTGGTACCTTTTTGCCAAAAACTCATGGGTTTCTATTTACTTTTTAGGTTCAGCATGGTTAAGATCTTAACTAGATGGAATCCTCATTATATTTTTCATATTTATTCAATTGTCCCCGATTTATTTCGAAAGCAAATTTAAAAAAAATGAATTAACCGGTCTAATACGAATGAATCAGCTACGTTTCAAAAGATGAAAAAGGAAAGCGACCGATGATAACCGAAATCTATATTGATAATTTTCGCTGTCTGACAAATTTCCAGATCAAGCCGGGAGACTTTCAACTCTGGCTCGGAGACAATGGTTCTGGCAAAACGTCTGTAATGGATGCATTGCGTTGCGTTCAACGACTGATGCGCGGCGAGCATACCGAGGATATTTTCAGGAGAAACAGTCTGACAACCTGGGATAAACGGCGTGAGCAGACCATAGGATTTTCCCTGAAGGCAGACGATGAGGTCTACAAATATAGCTTGACGATTGAATATGCCGATCATGAGGATAAACAGCGTATTAAACGAGAACAACTCATCTGGAATGATTCTATTTTCTTCTTATTTGAGGGGCAGGAGGCGCATCTCTACCGTATTAATTGGAAGACGGAAAAACCGGAAGAGGGTGCTGTTTTTCCCGCAAATTGGGAACGATCGGTCATCCCGACAGTTGCACAACGTGATGACAATAAGCCTTTAATTCGGTTCAGGGAAGAACTGGAAAAGATCCTGCTGATTCATCCGATTCCATTGGTTGTACAGGATGCCGCTGCAACCGAGTCGCGCAATCTCTCGGAACACGCTGAGAATTTCGCCCAATGGTACCGCCATCTTTTACAGGAACAGCCAGCTATCGGTTATCGGGCAAAACAGCTCCTGGAGGAGGTTCTCCCCGGTTTCGAGCAGTTGAGCCTCAGGGAAAGTGGCGAATCTCGAAAATTGATGGTGACATTCCGCATTGAAGGAAAAGATCATGACTTCGAGTTCATGAATATTTCCGACGGGCAACGTCAATTGATCGTGCTCTATATGGTTTTGGAAGCCCTGCGTGCCGGAACCTTTTCGACAGTTCTGATTGACGAGCCGGATAATTTTATTTCAATGCGCGAAATCCAGCCCTGGCTTGAAAACCTTAACGACATCTGCGATGAACAGGATAAGCAGGCTCTCATCACTTCTCATCATCCTGAGATTATAAATAAGATGGCCCGAGGCGCAGAGCTTTGGTTTTCCCGACAGGAGGGGGCGCATGTTATCGTCAATCAATTTCCCCAAGTAGCTGATTTGCCTCCGGCTGAAGTTATGGCACGGGGGTGGGAAAATGAGTAAGGCATCGCGAATTATCGTTCTCTGTGAAGACAGGGCGCATGAGATGTTCGTAACCCGTTTTTTGAAAAAAGGATGGGGTGTGAATCCTCGTGCAATCAGAGTAGTACCTTATCCTGGCGGCAGGGGATCAGGTAAAAAATTTGTGGTGGAAAAATTTTCCGAAGAAGCCAAAGCGTTTCGCTGTCGTCATGCCTCGACGATTTTACTGGTGATTCAAGATGCGGACGAATTCTCTGTTGAGCAGGTCAAGGTCAACTTGGACGAAAAACTTCCGTCTCCCAGAGAGAAAAAAATCAATGGGGTCAAAATCAATGGGGTCGGACTCGATTGATTCCGTTATCTCGTAACCCTTTATTCCCACGCGCTATCTCCCCATCTTTTCCATTATAAACAAGATTTTCTGTTTACTTTTCAAATACAGCATGGTTGATTTAATCTCTGACAAAGAGACCAACGTTGCAAATCCAGGATGATATTATAAAAACAGAACAAAAAATACTATATGGACTACTCAAGCATCCTCGAAGAACTCAATAAAGCTTCCACCTTTGACCTGTATCGCTTACAAGTTGCAATCAATCAGCAGCTCAAAAATCATCAAGAGGCAGATGGCGGGTTGGTTACGAAGACCTCTATCTCATCTATGATATTGAACAAGGAGGACAATATTTAATCATCACATGAAGAACATACCCAACAGATTAGCAGCTCTCGGCTTTGATCCGTCCCTGCTAGAAACTATTGCACCAGAAAGTCTGGAGCATTTTGCCATCGTAAAGATCGCCGCTGTGCATAAGGACAGCTATATCGTTACTGACGGTGAAAACAACCTTACAGCGGAGCTGATCGGCAAAATCCTCTTCAACGCCTCCTCCCCCTTGGATTACCCTGCCGTGGGTGATTGGATCCTGGTCAGCTTGTACGATGACAATACCTTGGCCATCATCCACGAAATTTTACTCCGTAAATCCCTGCTCAAAAGAAAGACTCCGGGCAAGAAGGTGGATTTCCAGCTCATTGCCGCCAATATCGATATCGCCTTTATCGTTCAATCCCTGAATGAAAACTTCAACCTCCGCCGTCTGGAACGCTATCTGGTTATGGTGAATGAAGCCGGGATTCAGCCGGTTGTTCTGCTCAGTAAGAGCGATCTGCTGGATGAAACTGAAATAGCCATCAGGATTGCCGAGATACAAGGCATTGCGCCCCAACTGGAGATTATTCCTTTCAGCAGCGAGAACGGCTTTGGCCTGGATAACATACGGGAAATGATGCTACCGGGTCAGACCTCCTGCCTGCTGGGATCATCCGGTGTCGGCAAAACAACCCTGCTCAACACTCTTATCGGCGAAGAAAAATATACGACCAAGACCGTCAGCGGTAAGGAGAGCAAAGGACGACATGCCACAACGCATAGGCAGTTGATCAGGCTCGATTCTGGAGCCATGCTTATTGATACGCCGGGGATGCGGGAGCTGGGTAATTTTTCCGCAGCAAAAGGGGTTGAGGAAACCTTTTCGGAAATAATCACCTTATCTGAACAATGCCGTTTCAGCGATTGTTCGCATGTCGGGGAAAAAGGCTGCGCGGTTATGGCCGCTGTAGAAGAGGGGAACCTGCCCGCAAATCGTTATGAAAATTATCTGAAAATGACCAGGGAATCGGCGTTTCATGAGATGTCCTATTTTGAGAAGAGGAGAAAAGACAAGCAGTTTGCCAAGCATTGCAAGTCGGTCATGAAACAGAAGAATCGTAAATAGGGTCACGCAACATCGGATGAAAAAAACCCTCCTTGTCCTTGCCGCGCTGGCCATCATAACAGGATGCGCCCTCCTGCTCCTCTTTTTTTTCCTGCCCTCCCCCCTGCCCGAGGCCTTCCCGCCACCCTGCTCCACCAAGGTGGTGGACCGCGACGGCAAGCTGCTCCGCCTCTTTACCACCAAGGACGGCTATTGGCGTCTGCATGCTCATATGCAAAGCAAAAACGGCAACACGGCTGTTGATCCGCAGTTTATCCGCCTTTTGCTGGCCTGTGAGGATAAACGCTTTTGGTCCCATCACGGGGTGGACCCTTTTGCCATGAGCCGGGCTTTTTTTCAATTCATCACCCAGGGCCGGGTGGTGTCCGGGGCCTCCACTATCACCATGCAGACCGTGCGTCTGCTCCGCCCTCATCCCCGCACCCTTTGGGGCAAACTCTTTGAAATGATCCAGGCCCTGCGTTTGGAGCAGCGGTTAAGCAAGCAGGAAATTCTGGAAACCTATCTCACCCTGACACCCTACGGGGGTAATATCGAAGGGATTGAGGCCGCCTGTCGCTTTTATTTTCAGAAGAATGCGGCCCGTATTACCCCGTCCCAGGCAGCCCTGCTGATCAGTCTGCCCCAGTCCCCGGAGCGGCGGCGACCGGACCGTCAACATGCGCAGGCCGTGGCCGCGAGAAATCGCTTTCTCCATCGCCTGTATGACGAAGGGCTGCTGACTGCTGAACAGGTACAACTCGGCTTGGAGCAAGCAATTCCGGACAAGCGGAGTCCGACGCCGTTTCTGGCTCCGCATTTAAGCCAGCGTCTTGCTTCTCGTTACCCGGATCAAGAGGAAATCAGGACTTCTTTGGTCCGACCGCTGCAGGAGCAGCTGGAAGCCATTGTCCAGCAGGTCCAGGAGCGCTTCGGTGCAGACGGACAAAAGACCCTAGCCGTTCTGGTGGTGGATAATCAGGGCCGCAGGGTACTAGCCCATGCAGGTTCAGGAAATTTCTGGTCCAATGGCATTGACCTGACTAGGGCGCGGCGTTCTCCCGGTTCTGCCCTCAAACCCTTTATCTACGGACTGGCCTTTGAACAGGGCTTTCTTCATCCTGAGACCCGCATCCTGGATCGCCCTACCCGCTTCGGCAGCTACGGACCCGGCAATTTTGACGGGCGTTACCGAGGCTGGATTTCTGTGCGCGAGGCCCTGCAACGCTCCCTGAACCTGCCGGCTGTGCAGGTGCTGGAGCGAATCAGCCCCCAACGCCTGCTCTCCCGTTTTGCCGGGCTCGGTTTGGCTGTTGACCCGGACAGACCGCCCGGCCTTTCTCTGGCCCTGGGTGGCACCGCAGCAAGCCTGGAAGAACTGACCGGCCTTTATGCCGCCCTGGCCGACAGGGGACAGTTTAGGCCCCTGTCCTATAGCCCGGATACGCCCGTTCCTTCCGGGCAGAAAATGCTTTCCAAAGCAGCGACCT is drawn from Candidatus Electrothrix rattekaaiensis and contains these coding sequences:
- a CDS encoding hemerythrin domain-containing protein: MDKLTRETHEHCKILESMVFFEKFLKTITSDDAENYTVRLHQFSDEYIVEHFKFEEEEIFPAILHKGSSEEREFIEELQEDHEQILVSLTEFKEIITRYEPRPSKEQVKEIIKSSEALINQILDHARKEDKRLFPALKKYKV
- the rsgA gene encoding ribosome small subunit-dependent GTPase A translates to MKNIPNRLAALGFDPSLLETIAPESLEHFAIVKIAAVHKDSYIVTDGENNLTAELIGKILFNASSPLDYPAVGDWILVSLYDDNTLAIIHEILLRKSLLKRKTPGKKVDFQLIAANIDIAFIVQSLNENFNLRRLERYLVMVNEAGIQPVVLLSKSDLLDETEIAIRIAEIQGIAPQLEIIPFSSENGFGLDNIREMMLPGQTSCLLGSSGVGKTTLLNTLIGEEKYTTKTVSGKESKGRHATTHRQLIRLDSGAMLIDTPGMRELGNFSAAKGVEETFSEIITLSEQCRFSDCSHVGEKGCAVMAAVEEGNLPANRYENYLKMTRESAFHEMSYFEKRRKDKQFAKHCKSVMKQKNRK
- a CDS encoding aldo/keto reductase gives rise to the protein MPLDQIPESGQSNLADLVDKALSLGMNHLETARNYGTSERQLAPILDRYERDSFVLQTKVRPEDDPEIFTANVLDSLDRLGQKRVDLLALHGLNNHRSLWQICRPGGCLAAARKLQAQGKVDWVGFSGHGDVDILLKGIAHQEDGGFDYMNLHWYTVYQRNTPALEAAAARNMGVFIISPTDKGGMLQSPPECLKKICAPLAPLQFNDLFCLQRPEVQTISVGAARLSDFDDHLNALTLLDDYAKVQGISRQWEQRMEAVTGHSRPDALWSRFPPWQQTPGYINIGLILWLYNLAQGWDLLEFSRRRYTMLGQDMPWVPGLNGTAARQYDLEDIAEQAGMPVEELIRVLGKAHVLLGE
- the pbpC gene encoding penicillin-binding protein 1C, which translates into the protein MKKTLLVLAALAIITGCALLLLFFFLPSPLPEAFPPPCSTKVVDRDGKLLRLFTTKDGYWRLHAHMQSKNGNTAVDPQFIRLLLACEDKRFWSHHGVDPFAMSRAFFQFITQGRVVSGASTITMQTVRLLRPHPRTLWGKLFEMIQALRLEQRLSKQEILETYLTLTPYGGNIEGIEAACRFYFQKNAARITPSQAALLISLPQSPERRRPDRQHAQAVAARNRFLHRLYDEGLLTAEQVQLGLEQAIPDKRSPTPFLAPHLSQRLASRYPDQEEIRTSLVRPLQEQLEAIVQQVQERFGADGQKTLAVLVVDNQGRRVLAHAGSGNFWSNGIDLTRARRSPGSALKPFIYGLAFEQGFLHPETRILDRPTRFGSYGPGNFDGRYRGWISVREALQRSLNLPAVQVLERISPQRLLSRFAGLGLAVDPDRPPGLSLALGGTAASLEELTGLYAALADRGQFRPLSYSPDTPVPSGQKMLSKAATWYVDDILRTRPPRSGVVHKGVQGSRIRYKTGTSYGYRDAWALGYTPGGHTVGVWIGRPDWGYGKETTGANSAVPVLFRVFAALSTMQELQGEQGKKGDVKRIHNRIPAEVLLVRHDQLPVHLQWFSRTAGPGQAANKPRIYFPVDGSTMQLEKEPLLALKSQGGIPPFHWLINGRPLGREHREAITSYTPQGPGLTQITLVDSRGKRDTVSVWLATEGKSRL
- a CDS encoding right-handed parallel beta-helix repeat-containing protein; protein product: MIKKLQLAWEKALSLIDLYLHNNGKKLLVPEEYKTIQSAINAATAGDSVVVQQGVYYEQLVMKDGVKLVSDSSNNGDELVSVNQAILQLPRRTLRTIIDGSKSSPSHHGMFDFTEGLGSATIIDGFTIQNLPRQNHHEPGHAHAINMRGASAVVMNCLIRNNGSTGIGNHVFFKDQKQPMSTRDFRWQNIKTKSSAVIYHNIIRDNFGLGIGCNHFSTPWVLGNEIFGNDDSELTGIPTPGIGVKHGAAPHILGNLVHDNPGGGILTGKGEPQGRYLIDKPTAPLIAQNIVYSNGKNKPGIGNEAAGSKELPVRILNNFVTRESAVGIGLMGGGVSIVEENVIERTGSVGIAVNGSTVLKLNRNRVTKTGAPGIVLVSGSTVYEMKQNIMTNTRGPKLVINDSEVVEK
- a CDS encoding AAA family ATPase, which gives rise to MITEIYIDNFRCLTNFQIKPGDFQLWLGDNGSGKTSVMDALRCVQRLMRGEHTEDIFRRNSLTTWDKRREQTIGFSLKADDEVYKYSLTIEYADHEDKQRIKREQLIWNDSIFFLFEGQEAHLYRINWKTEKPEEGAVFPANWERSVIPTVAQRDDNKPLIRFREELEKILLIHPIPLVVQDAAATESRNLSEHAENFAQWYRHLLQEQPAIGYRAKQLLEEVLPGFEQLSLRESGESRKLMVTFRIEGKDHDFEFMNISDGQRQLIVLYMVLEALRAGTFSTVLIDEPDNFISMREIQPWLENLNDICDEQDKQALITSHHPEIINKMARGAELWFSRQEGAHVIVNQFPQVADLPPAEVMARGWENE